gtcCCGGATGTATTCAGCCTGCCCAAGACGTCGTCGACGAGCCTTACGAAGTCCGTCACCGCGGTGCACGACTTCAAGGTGACCGACTACTCGCTGCTCGATGGCATGGGCGTCGGCAGGTACGTCAGCTCCAGCAccttcgccgccggcggccgcgacTGGGCCGTCCGGTTCTACCCGGACGGCGCCACGGCGGGCTGCCTCGGCCACGTGTCCGCATTCCTGTACTACTTCAACCggcagctggcggccggcgTCAGGGCCCGGTTCACCCTGAACCTGCTCGAGAGGGACGGGAGGATGTCCCAGCAGACGACCAACCCCTACATGAAGCACACCTTCTCTCCGGCCAGCGACAACTGGGGCTTCATCAAGTTCATCGAGAAATCCAAGCTGCTGACGGGCTCGCCGTACCTCCACAAGGACAGCCTGACGATCAGGTGCGTCCTGACTGTCGTGATCGAGTCCCGCACGGTGGAGGACGAAATGAACTCGGTTGTCGTCCCGCCGCCGAACCTGCACCAGGATTTCGGGGAGATGCTGAAAGATGGTGAAGGGGCAGACGTGACATTCAATGTGGATGGCCAATCGTTCCGTGCCCATAGATGTGTTCTGGCTTACCGGTCTCCGGTGTTTAGAGCCGAGCTCTTTGGTCCGATGAAGGAGAAAGCTACAAGCTGTATCAGGATCGATGACGTGGAGCCGTCAATCTTCGAGGCACTCCTCCACTTCATCTACACGGATCGTCTGCCAGATAGCTGCAATGATGGTCGGAACGCGGCGATGCAGCACTTGCTAGTTGCCGCTGACCGGTATGGAGTAGAGAGGCTAAGGTTGATGTGTGAGAGTAAGCTCAGCGAAGCCATTGATGTGGAAACGGTGGCGACCACACTAGCCTTAGCAGAGCAGCACAACTGCTCCCAGCTGCAACGAGCTTGCATCGGGTTCATGGCCTCGCCCAACATGCTTGGCCCAGTCATGGAATCCGACGGATTCAATCATCTTGTTGCAAGCTGCCCTTTGGTTTTGAAGGAGATTTTGGACAAGGTGTCATGCATTTGGAGTGATAATCAGCACCGGTGACCAGTGAGTGATACTGAATTTTAGATGCCTTTGGTTATCTGAAGTCTTGTGCTTTACTGTGATATCTTGGGAGTAAGACTTCTCAAGCATGTAAGAACAGTAACATGAATCCATGATAAATTGACTCTAGCTCTTTTAATGTAAAATTTCTGTAGGTTCGGGCATTTTCATATGCTATCCATCTATATATTCTTATTGTCTGAATGTCTAATTGTCAGTACTGAACGAAATTCTGAACTTCAGAATTTGGGTTGCTGCCCATTCATGCTTCAGTCTCCAATCAtatttgccccccccccccccctcctcctcctcctcaaatTGCGATATGTAAGCAGAGTGACTGTGATTGCCCCTTTCGATCCCATATCAGTGCCCACGATCTCTGTCAGCATCAGATTTCGTGTCCTGCATTTCTGTATCCCGTGGGATGCATCATGATTTATGTTGCATTTGTCCTGAACCAGTCTGCAGGCCCCATCTGATGTCTATGATTTATCCATGACAATGCATATATCTTCAGGTTCTATTTTTAAGGCGTGACTTCGATGCACTAAGTGTACCTCTGTGCTATATGCACTATGCAGCAAGCAAACGAGTTCTTCAGAGCATAGTGGATAAAGATTAAAGAATTGATTCAGATATTTTCTGAATTACTTGAAAACCTTGTGATGATACCGACCGGAGTACAGATGACTCTGTGTTTTCATGACGTGCTATGACATCTCACCCAGACCCAACTGAGGTTGACCGACCTGGCTATGTTCACCATGTCACTACATGGTCAAGATATAGATGTATATTATATCTGCTAAAAGTTTGACGATGCTGTCAGAAATATCCTTTTGCCTTGGGTTCATGAACATGACCAGACCTGCACTGAAACATCTTCATGAGATGCGGCTAACTATTCTTTTTTTGACAAAGCAAAGTTCCTTATACTACTCCGTATATGGGATAATATAATCACTGAAGCATCGTCCCGGCTCTTCCAACGTAAGTTTCTTCTTATACTAGTATATCCGGTAATATAATCACTCCAGCATCGTGCAGGCTCAATCCAGCATTCCAGCTGTATGA
The sequence above is drawn from the Panicum hallii strain FIL2 chromosome 7, PHallii_v3.1, whole genome shotgun sequence genome and encodes:
- the LOC112899786 gene encoding BTB/POZ and MATH domain-containing protein 2-like, whose amino-acid sequence is MDARSVAGPPQPIAPSSLLDTAHHGGGSAVPDVFSLPKTSSTSLTKSVTAVHDFKVTDYSLLDGMGVGRYVSSSTFAAGGRDWAVRFYPDGATAGCLGHVSAFLYYFNRQLAAGVRARFTLNLLERDGRMSQQTTNPYMKHTFSPASDNWGFIKFIEKSKLLTGSPYLHKDSLTIRCVLTVVIESRTVEDEMNSVVVPPPNLHQDFGEMLKDGEGADVTFNVDGQSFRAHRCVLAYRSPVFRAELFGPMKEKATSCIRIDDVEPSIFEALLHFIYTDRLPDSCNDGRNAAMQHLLVAADRYGVERLRLMCESKLSEAIDVETVATTLALAEQHNCSQLQRACIGFMASPNMLGPVMESDGFNHLVASCPLVLKEILDKVSCIWSDNQHR